Proteins encoded within one genomic window of Camelina sativa cultivar DH55 chromosome 19, Cs, whole genome shotgun sequence:
- the LOC109130745 gene encoding RNA polymerase II C-terminal domain phosphatase-like 4: MQSIMSVVEKHSSEPQAKRRKIEPKINESPLSLSSSSSCGHWYALHGICIACKSTVDKRQGRAFDYIFQGLQLSHEAVALTKCLTTKSSCLNEKKLHLVLDLDHTLLHTKEVPRLSEAEKYLLEEAGSMKRDDLWKIKDSGDPIEFLTKLRPFVRDFLKEANEMFTMYVYTKGSRVYAKHILEVIDPKILYFGDRVITKDESPHMKTLGLVLAEERGVVIVDDTRKVWPYHKSNLVDISKYSYFRLKVQKSKPYSEEKTDESESNGGLANVLKLLKEVHRRFFRVEVEDELEAKDVRSLLQEIDFELKQESVD, from the coding sequence ATGCAATCAATCATGTCCGTTGTTGAAAAGCATTCTTCGGAACCACAAGCCAAAAGGCGAAAGATCGAACCAAAGATCAACGAGTCACCGTTATCGTTATCCTCTTCTAGTAGCTGTGGTCACTGGTACGCACTTCATGGAATCTGCATCGCCTGCAAATCAACAGTTGACAAAAGGCAAGGCCGAGCGTTCGATTATATTTTCCAAGGTTTACAGCTAAGCCACGAAGCTGTGGCGTTAACCAAGTGCTTAACAACGAAATCATCTTGTCTCAACGAGAAGAAGCTTCACCTTGTACTCGACTTGGACCACACGCTTCTCCACACTAAAGAGGTTCCTCGTCTCTCCGAAGCAGAGAAGTATCTACTCGAAGAAGCAGGTTCAATGAAGAGGGACGATCTATGGAAAATCAAAGACTCAGGAGATCCCATTGAATTTTTGACAAAGCTAAGGCCTTTTGTTCGCGACTTCTTGAAAGAAGCCAACGAGATGTTCACCATGTATGTTTACACAAAGGGTAGTCGCGTATACGCTAAGCATATTTTGGAGGTGATTGATCCGAAGATACTCTATTTTGGGGATAGAGTGATAACAAAAGACGAGAGTCCTCATATGAAGAcgcttggtttggttttggctGAGGAGCGTGGGGTGGTGATTGTGGATGATACGCGTAAAGTTTGGCCTTATCACAAGAGTAACCTAGTTGATATTAGCAAGTACTCCTATTTCAGACTCAAAGTCCAAAAGTCAAAGCCTTACTCTGAGGAGAAGACAGACGAGAGTGAAAGCAACGGTGGATTGGCGAATGTTTTGAAGTTACTCAAGGAAGTTCACCGTAGATTCTTCAGAGTCGAGGTCGAGGACGAGTTGGAGGCGAAGGACGTTAGATCGCTGCTACAAGAAATAGACTTTGAACTCAAGCAAGAATCTGTTGATTGA